gaagttattatagaactctaCACCTACATATCTATGTACAAACTTGtagatttagattttctttaaactcGGGTACCTCGCAGAGTTGGGCTTGGatatcatctgtgatttttttgaaattttttggtgtccatttaagggcgctatgaatttttgaagttaagaacttaaaaaatgttatcaaacttcaaattaattatttattattaataattaattatttgaaattttgtatcgCAGTTTTGACtgtcttcttcatcctataaaaaaaaaaattatccaagattgtccatctcataaccaacttaaattacccgaagaaacatttttgttccttttcatcatttccaagatgccatacaaatcgatgggttttgttattgttaagaaagtaggctttgaaaaattaaaattacaatctgaaacaaaaaatttttttcaaagcctacctccttaacattaagaaaatccatcgatttgtatggcagctatatgaagggacggtggtaaaattacgatattaatatatgtgcacAATATCAGTGAGTGattgagttgtgcaaactttcagcttaaacatgtaagaattgtactcattggaaatataaatagggtttttctaaattcgcataaaaaaatatatatcttgaaaatgatgaaaaggaacaaaaatgtttcttcgggtaaattaagttggttatgagatggacaatcttggatagttaagtttcttttataggatgaagaagacattCAAAACCgcgatacaaaattttaaataattaaaattcatacttattgtacaacaaaaaactttagaaaattattttttaactccgtcagtacacatttaaaaacgtgttaagttgcacgttgttcttctaagcctttctcgagatatactaatttgaagtttgagaacattttttaagtttttatcttcaaaaattcatagcgcccaCAAATGGACACCcaattacatatgtacatacaattgtacgcgcgGTATtctggaaaaaggcttcacctcttcaattttcaattaaatacgtagaaattgttttggctgcgacggcaaaacaaacatatgagatttttatttttctaatttctagaaaaattctttcttgaattttcttCATCTCGAAAGGTTTTCTACattcaaaggcaaattttctaataacaagaattttttttttctattttcaaaggttgGCCGATTTAATGGTGAGATTTCTAAagttaagaaattaatttttatgagtgtagtagagtgtttgactgcaatcTGTGAGGCAAGGGGTTCGATACCCACGAAGTTTTTCTCTAGTTGGTaaggtttttgatttttatattaattatataaaaaattcagttattgtttcagttaaaatttgaaactaaAAGTGTGTTCATGTTCGAACGTAGTGACTTTATCCatgtgtttaaaaaaaaacgagagaaaaataagtttagAAACGGGACCCAAAAACAACACAACACCGATTGACAGGAGGGGGAGCAACAGGCATAATTTCCGATACCCCGATTTCGTCTTTTCTTGTTCAATTTTTATCTTGAAATCGACATCGGTTTGATGTTGAAACCAAGAAGACATCATCTCGATAATGAGAGCACACATACTAAAAAACCATTCACAAACCGAGATGACTTCGATgttgatttaagatttttagtaTGAGTTAATCTTGGCTAGCTTTTGAGATGGAGAATACTGAAATCAACATCGGTGAGCacggtttttatacccttgcagagggtattataatttcagtcaaatgtttgcaacgcagtgaaggagacgtttccgacataaagtatatatattcttgatcagcatcaatagccgagtccatctagccatgtctgtctgtcctcctgtccgtctgtccgtctgtccgtttctatgcgaactagtctctcagttttaaagctatcgcgatgaaactttcccaaaaatcttctttctattgcaggtagtacatacactactggtcaaaagaataagtacacacgttacaccctcacttgctaagagatatctctatagttattgaggccagacctcccaaacctttttatttggaaatgtTATTCtgttctgaaatatttaaataaacaatggatacAGTAAAACCTGCCTAATCCATGTTAGCCCTACATTTGTGCGATAGGTCGGTTTTggtgtggtcaaaataataagtacacttgagttacttataaattttaaaatattaaatctagaatggggctacggttagtattttaccttaagttaggatcatgtttataagaagtctgggccaattggacgatccaaaaaaaaaatagttaaattttaaattcttaatttttttatttttattttgatagtagataaaacgactaaaaaaatgagatatgtatgtcggaacgagccggatcggaccactatatcttatggcttccataggaattatcaaaaaaataattcaaataaccattgtaactttgtagaaagtaggcgctttgatttttgacaacgtaaaaacaacattttaagtaggcatatctgcaagggtatataaacttcggctggccgaagttaacttcctttcttgttttttcttgttgtaaGTGAACACGCCATCTTATCCAAACCAATCTTagtaaatgtttataaaaatttgtctTTTTCTAAGCCTCTAATAAATGCTGAAATGAATAAGCCGAACAATGTCGTGAAATAACCGCATTACGAAACTATTGACTTAACAATTTACAAACTTCGCTGTATGCAATAAATTTGAACTCGTTAGGAATTCCCAAATTAAACTGCGGTCTCCGAAAAGTTTCTTGACGCATGGATTCTGAAAAACAGGACCTCtaagtttgaaaaatgctATAAATGCAGACGGCTTCTTGGTGTGTTGTGGTgtcaaaacacaaaaaaattttacaatttttttgatgtttttaaAGGTTGTATTATAGTTGTACTAACTggctacaaaaacaaaatttttaaaaacgaagGGCGgtagactactttaattttgaCCGCAACTGtatgtttaaatgttttattttatttcttttaaaatggtaaaagtattttaaatatatagtttTGACAACACAACAAACAAATTGCCCCCGTAAACTTGGCAATTATTATCCTTTGACGTCCGGTTTCTCAGAATctttgcgtcggggaactctttggagaACGCTGTTTAATTTGGGATATCGGGGTAAATATGTAGATGTAACGcgatgcaattttaattttataaccaaaagttttaaaaaaatgtgttacatctgttgttaaaatgcaaatgaaatattattttagcaaaaggGTATCAATATTGTAATgaatttaaaggaatttttattAGTCAGCTACAATGGTCACACACGCACTAATTAAACAGAAACACAAAATTTAACTTTgcgaaatttccacgaaccatttctatttatacccgttactcgtagattaAAGGATCACATTGTATTCTTGCAAAAGCAtataacaggtagaaggaagcgtttccgaacctataaaatatatccggcctgttccagttttcactcggaagtgaatttcaTTTCATGCTGGCGGATTTAAGTCCGCATGTcaaatgcttggcggaaagtttccttgtgaatttttcggaagttaaaaaaataccaacGATGGATATTTGAATCCGCgcagttctttcggaagtgagtcaTGAAACAGGTCTGgaaaattcgattccgtgtgaatctttcggaagtgaaaactagaacaatGCCGTGTATCGCAGGATCGCTAGTCATGTTCGTCTGTtcttctgtctgtctgtctctatGAACGccgagatctcggaaactataaaagctggAATATTGACATTGAGCAAGAAGATTCTAGGGGTTCCTATGCAGCGCCAGTTTGTTTCAtcggtgccacgccccctctaaacCACAGAAACCGCAAAAAGGTGTGGCGCCCACAGGTTTGATGCTATAATGAAAATTTAAGCTAATATGTATCAGCGCTATTTAGCGCTTTTAATGCTTAAACCTGTCTAGCGCCTATATTTGTGTTCTGAACAGAGCTTGCAAAcctcattttgtttttgtagctttaaatcaattcctaACTATCTAAGAATATCTTTACAACATTACTTGGttttattcaaataatttcgaaAGATTTTAAAGAACACGCGAACCAATTTGTAGGAATAGGCTTGGTTGGAATACTTTGAgacattttttatcttaagacttatggtagttcatttgaattgatcTGCCTATTATAGCTTATTTGAAAGGTAATTCGAttctttatggcattttttattaaagatagtttcttatatagtcaataaatatactgaagtaaacaaaaaaaataacatctaaCCTAGATTCAGGACAGAATTTTATGtacatttatatgtacaatgcaattttagaattatcttgATTTCCTATGTAAAATTGATGCACATATCACAGCAGGCCTATACTTTTCCCTTTCTAGAGAAAACCCAATTTTCggacttttatttaacagtaaTCTTATAGAAACCcttttaacttaaaagggtctcaccgagtggttattgaaagaccgattgctttgttcggttgagccgaacggtcggaccgaaaccgacaagcaaaacgaaaaaagggttccgctcagagagagagtttgtgagcaacatttttttcgtatacccgttactcagttaATGGAAGTACGAGGGAGATGAAGATATGCATATAGCAAATCAACTGCTTTTTAATGAAAGGTGCAACCATTGCTTTACAATTCGTTATGTATTTATacgtattaaaattgttttgggcGATAGTGGGCATTagacttgcgctgcgtagaaagtCCCAAATTTCGTTTggttaatcccaactttctagcttttaaaatttcgagatttcagcgttcatacggacagacagacggacatacaTTGCGAGTAATAAATGTTCATGATTTTCAAACTGACTCCATCTATTGggtaacttttaaattaatggtTTTTGGGCTATtacttaacattttatttaccctttcacaaaaatttcaaaaatatgggCGCTAGCAGACCTTAGTGTCGTAAGCGGTTACGGGCGTTAGAATGGGAGTGCCACATTCGCTTAACAAACTTGAGCTAAATGGGAAGCTAAGGAATCTAAATCGTAAATGACAACTCTTTACCTCTTATAGTTTCCAAGAACTCAGCGTTCACACCTGTTACAGTATATTTTTTccccgaatacaatatacaattttgCTTTACGagcaacgggtataaaaagcttCACAAAGCTACAAAAATAATTCTCAAGGACTGGCGATAAATCCAAGGACTTAGTCAGTTTGATTTGTTTCGTACTAGATTTCCCAAGAaatttacactctaggctatacTTATGGATCATATGTAGTTCAATTGAAACTAGTTAAATTCTAGTTGTCTTTTCACTAGActttaacatgtatttgttctaccagttaaatatttaccaGTCCGAggcaaattacatttttactagttttgtgctatttttctattttctggactttatgtagtttaaatgcATCAGACAAATTCAACTAGTtcccctgcaggaaaaatgcaaactagtctgaaaaacaactagttatacaactaatataaagcaaccggaatttgtctgaatgcatttggactacacagggtctagaaaatttgtgctagtcgaaaaaatgattaatacaaaactagttaaaAAGAAACTTTTCTCGGActggtacctttctgacaaaaaaaaccttaaaaatatttaactggtagaacaaatacatgttagggtctagttaaaatgcaactggaatttaactggttgctaatgaaacacatatgatccaaaaatatagcctagagtgtaaatgtcttgggaaatttaacactaaacaaatcaaacactcgaggtcctcggttcaatccctagtctctgtacatttttttttgttttttgtttgctaggtgatgctttagttttattttaaactttgtttaatctgtcggaggcaatatatatgtgaaaaatcactgtttttgaattatgtcacactaaaattcataaaccttgttaggtcaatacaaaatgtgatgcgtgtatggctcaatcagttagtgtgtctacaaatccaaaggtcccgggttcaagtcctagagagggcgacttgcctcaaaaaagtaagtttgttttaattccatttaattatcatttactgtatttgatttcataataattatcagaaattctctaaggaccgcgcctattaattggatactaaactaggagagcgtcaagttaggcatcgtcaagtactagtgaaatccaatcacttgatggtttagatataaattttaagttttttggtgaaaataatttttttcagtgtagtttaacagctgtaaacgtaaattggttaacagtaactagtgcaaaactagtagcaaatggactagttgtttccgacgacaagcatatgaaaaatggaccacttcgttacaaggaaatggacataacttgaactagttaaccttcttgacccaactagtattttaatagtccaaaactgattccgtttcctgcaatAATGGCCTTATGaaccaaattattttctataaaaatattgtttttaatttaaattttaatgaaaaacaaatgttttttaatattttagattgACATGGTTGACGATGATGAACGTCGTTGGCGTCATTTCAATCCGGAGATACCAAAAAGATCTGGAAAAATTGGTGAACTTGAAAAGTTTGATGCAACATTTTTCGGAGTCCATTTTAAACAGGCGCACACAATGGATCCGCAAACACGAATTCTTATTGAAACTGCTTATGAAGCTGTCATAGACTCTGGAGTAAATCCAAAAAGTCTACGTGGATCAAAAACTGGAGTGTACATAGGCTCTTGTATTTCTGAATCTGAAAAAACGTGGTTTTATGAAAAGGTTTCTTCTGGCGGATTTGGAATCACTGGATGTAGTAGAGCAATGATGGCTAACAGAATATCGTATTGTTTGGGACTTGAGGGTCCTTCATTTTTACTAGATACAGCTTGTTCTAGTTCAATGTACGCCTTAGACAATGCATTCAGCGCTATTCGAAACGGAGAAATTGATGCTGCAATTATTGGTGGGTCAAACTTATTACTTCATCCATTTGTAACACTCCAGTTTGCACGGTAAGCCAAAAAACATTGTGTTCAGatggaataatttaaataaatattttagacttGGTGTTCTGGCCCCAGATGGCTTTTGTCGGCCCTTTGATAAAAATGCTAGTGGTTATACTAGATCGGAAACCATAAATTGCCTATTcttacaaagaaaaaaagatgCTAAGCGAGTTTATGCAAGTGTGGTTTATTCGAAAACTAACTGTGATGGATACAAGCCAGAGGGAATAACATATCCGTCGGGTATAGTACAAGAGAAGTTGCTTGATCAGTTCTACAAAGATATTGACCTTAAACCAAGTGTGTTGGGTTATTTGGAAGCTCACAGTACAGGAACGGTGGTCGGTGATCCAGAAGAGTGTAAAGCAATCGATAATGTTTTATGCAATCAAAGGCGAGAGCCATTATTAGTTGGTTCGGTAAAGTCAAATGTTGGTCATTCTGAAGCGGCTTCTGGAATCTGTTCCTTAGTAAAAGCTTGTTTTGCCTTTGAATCTGGGTTAATTGCACCAAACATAAACTTTACGGAAGTTAAACAAGTAATTGCACCCTTAGCCGAAGGAAGGTTGATAGTCGTAAAAGACGTAACTCCGCTACCTAAGCCCTTCATTGGAATAAACTCCTTTGGGTTTGGTGGAGCTAATGCACATGCACTTTTGAAGGGTTATACAAAGTCCAAAACTAACCATGGATTACCACAAGATGAAGTACCGCGGCTACTCACATGGGCAGGAAGAACTGAGGAGGCAGTTCAAGAGATTTTTAATGCAGTAGAAAAAAATCCCTTGGATGCTGAGTTTATTGGATTACTTCAAAATATTCAAGAAGAAGATGTATCCGGTATGGTATTTCGGGGGTATGCAGTGTTTGCCAAGCAAGGAGTTCAACCGTGTAAATCCTTGACAAGAGATGTTCAACATTACACTGGTCTTCAGCGCCCGATTGTCTGGGTTTATAGCGGTATGGGTTCGCAATGGCATGAAATGGGAACAAAGCTAATGATAATACCTCGTTTTCGGGAAGCAATTGAAAGTTGTCATCAGATATTGTTATCGAAAGGCCTTGATCTTCTACATATATTAACAACAAATGATccagaaatttaccaaaaCATTTTGCATTCGTTTGTGGGAATAGCAGCAGTCCAAATAGGGCTAACAGATGTCTTGAGGTCTCTTAATTTTCAGCCGGACTATATTATTGGGCACTCCGTTGGTGAATTAGGCTGCGCATATGCAGATGGTGGGCTAACTGCTCAACAAATGATATTGGCAGCCTATTATCGAGGTAGGGTTAGTGTGGACCTAGAAAAAATAAGGGGTTCAATGGCAGCAATCGGAGTTGGATATAAGACAATTCTACATATGATGCCAAAGTCTATAGAAACGGCTTGCCATAATGGACCGGATTCTTGCACAATATCTGGTCCATTGGATGATGTTTCCCACTTTGTAGCTGAGTTAAAATCAAAGGGAATTTTCGCAAAGGAAGTGCCCTGTTCAAATATTGCTTATCATTCCAAATATATCGCACATATGGGTCCTCCATTATTGAAATACATGAAAGAAATTATACCAAATCCTAGAGCTAGAACTACAAAATGGTTGAGTACTAGTGTTCCTAAATGTGACTGGGATAAGGATCAAGCTAAATTTTGTTCAGCAGAGTATCACACCAATAACTTATTAAACAGTGTACTTTTTGATGAAACATTTTCATTGCTACCAAAAAATGCATTGACTATTGAAGTGGCGCCCCATGGTCTTTTAGGTGCTATTCTTAAGCGATCAATGCCCAATGGTATACATATTCCTTTAACAAATAGAGGCAATAAAAACAAcgctttgttttttctttcggCCCTTGGAAAGTATGTATTATAATTAAgtcaaaatcttaaaataatgtaaacaaattttcttgaaGATTATATCAAAATGGCGTATTACTACCGGTTGCCAACTTATATGAAAAAATTCAGTTCCCTGTATCCCGCTCAACACCCAGTATTAGCTCGCTTATTCGGTGGGACCATAGTGAAGACTGGTTCGTGACGAAATACGAAAACATGAAGACTAAATCCAGCGGAGAGCGTGTGTTTCCAGTTAATTTGGCGAGTGATAATGAAGAATTTATGAGTGGACATATAATAGATGGAAAAATTATTGTGCCAGCTACATGTTATCTTCAGTATGTTTGGGAAACATTTTCACTTATGTACCACGGCCCAAGTTATATGGATGTACCCGTTGAATTTGAAGATATTCGTTTTATAAGAGCTACAAGTATGCCAGTAAATGGAAAAGTTGACTTAACAGTTATGATTCACTATGGGACCGGCCATTTTGAGGTAAGTACATTGTTAATCgattttcatatatatttaggAGGCCTTAATCGATCACATTTTAGATAACTGAAGCGGGTAGCTTAGTTGTTACCGGTATTATCCGTGAGACTGAAAATCCCAATATTCCAGAAGTTTATCAATTCCAAAAGAAATCTATGTTTCCAATGATTTCAAAAAGAGACTTTTACAAAGAGTTAAGATTGCGTGGCTATCATTACAATGGCGCATTTCAAGCCGTTCAAATGGCCCGTTCTGATGGATTGTTCGGAAAGGTTGAGTGGAATTATAATTGGGTAACCTTCATGGATGCGAtgcttcaaattcaaattttggGTACTGATTCGAGAACTCTTTTATTACCAACAAAAATAcggaaacttaaaataaatggcTTACACCATTTCGATTTAATGACAAAAATGAATCCCGATAATCGCGTTTTTGATGTCTATGTAGATCACATGTATGACCGGATCGTTGCAGGAGGAATAGAACTTATCGGTCTACATGCTAGCCCAGTGCAAAGGCGTAGACCTCCCGGTATTCCAGTTTTGGAAGAATATGTTTTTCTTCCACTTTCTCTTTCCCCGATTCTTTCCCTACAAAATGCTGCACGTGCTTGCGTTCAAATAGCTCTTGAAAATAATCCAATCCCAAAAATGAAACTGGTAGAGTTAGATACGGATGGAAAAGAAACCGTCTTAACTGAATTTTTAGAAGCAATTGAAGATCTACCTGTTGTTACTGGAGACTGCATTCTATTAACATCTCGAAAGCTAGAAGACATCCCAGGCGTTCATGTTGAAAATGGATGTTTGTCTTCTCAAACCAATtgtcattttgttttattgggAGGCCTTGATGAAGAACAAATGCAAGATAAAATTTTAACTGCCCATAAAGTGCTTGTCGAGACTGGATATATGGTGCTTAGACTGAAGTCTacggaaaatattttagaaatggaCAAATTTAGAACGATTACAACAATTCCGATAGATAACAAcgaggaaacttttgttttaatgcAGAAAGTATCAACTAAACTATCAgttcaaccaattttggtaaaagTATCTCAAAATGATGAGCATTTTGAATGGATTGCAGTTTTACAATCTGCCATAAGCACAAAAACACCTGTTATTGTGTATTCATTTAACGAATCATTAAACGGTATTATTGGTTTGGTAAACTGTTTGCGAAAAGAGCCAGACGGTAATATGATCAGATGTTTTTTCATTGATGACCAAAGTGCTCCTGAGTTTGATTTGTCTCTACCTTTCTATGCAGCTCAGTTATCATTGGGTCTGGCATTCAACATATATCGCAATGTAAgtgtaatttaatatatttttacctttCAACATATTAGTTTGTTTTCTATTAGGGTTCTTGGGGCAGCTATAGGCATTTGAAATTGATCAAAAGTGAGAAACCAATGGCCAGATTAGATCATATATATGGAAATGTTATTCAACGTGGAGATCTATCGACTTTGCAATGGCTAAAAGGACCTTATGATTCACAAAATTGCCAGATTAAAGTAGCTTATTCTTCACTTAATTTTCGAGATGTAATGCTTGCAACTGGTCGGTTAGCCGTTGAATTATATGGATCAAGTCGAATAGACCAAAACTGTGTTCTGGGTTTTGAGTATTCTGGCATCAACGTACTTACGGGACGACGTATAATGAGCATGGTGGTCAAGGGTGGTGTGGCTTCCTATATTGAGAAACCATCAAAACTTATTTGGGATATTCCTGATCACTGGTCACTGGAAGAGGCAGCCACTGTCCCTGTGGTATATATAACTGTCTACTATGCCTTTTTTATGATTACCGATATACGTAAAGGAAAAAGTATTCTTATACATGCTGGTACTGGGGGCATTGGGTTAGCCGCTATTCGGGTGGCTTTATCCTATAACTTGGAGGTTTTTACAACTTGCAGTactccagaaaaaaaaaaatttttattggaaaaGTTTCCGCAACTTAAAGGTAATTTCAAGTACATGTGAGTAAATGtataatgcaggtttttaaaaaaaattgtagaatCAAACATTGGAAATTCTCGAGATACATCATTTGAGTTAATGGTGCAGCGTGAGACAAATGGAAAAGGAGTGGATTTTGTATTGAACTCTTTATCAGAAGAAAAGCTGCTTGCTTCTGTACGTTGTCTTGGAAAGTCAGGTCGTTTTTTggaaattggaaaattcgACATGGCTAACGACAACAAGATTGGATTGGGAtcctttttaaaagaaataacgTTCCATGCTGTTCTAGCTGATAGCCTCCTTGTTGCTCCTGATGAAGACATTTGGGTAATAGAATTCTTGGATataaaataacacaaaatatacattacattttttttatagcatt
This portion of the Drosophila takahashii strain IR98-3 E-12201 chromosome 3R, DtakHiC1v2, whole genome shotgun sequence genome encodes:
- the LOC138913405 gene encoding fatty acid synthase-like isoform X3, which encodes MECKKNKKYSRSFPDTDGDDIVISGMAGKFPNCRNITEYQYKLYNKIDMVDDDERRWRHFNPEIPKRSGKIGELEKFDATFFGVHFKQAHTMDPQTRILIETAYEAVIDSGVNPKSLRGSKTGVYIGSCISESEKTWFYEKVSSGGFGITGCSRAMMANRISYCLGLEGPSFLLDTACSSSMYALDNAFSAIRNGEIDAAIIGGSNLLLHPFVTLQFARLGVLAPDGFCRPFDKNASGYTRSETINCLFLQRKKDAKRVYASVVYSKTNCDGYKPEGITYPSGIVQEKLLDQFYKDIDLKPSVLGYLEAHSTGTVVGDPEECKAIDNVLCNQRREPLLVGSVKSNVGHSEAASGICSLVKACFAFESGLIAPNINFTEVKQVIAPLAEGRLIVVKDVTPLPKPFIGINSFGFGGANAHALLKGYTKSKTNHGLPQDEVPRLLTWAGRTEEAVQEIFNAVEKNPLDAEFIGLLQNIQEEDVSGMVFRGYAVFAKQGVQPCKSLTRDVQHYTGLQRPIVWVYSGMGSQWHEMGTKLMIIPRFREAIESCHQILLSKGLDLLHILTTNDPEIYQNILHSFVGIAAVQIGLTDVLRSLNFQPDYIIGHSVGELGCAYADGGLTAQQMILAAYYRGRVSVDLEKIRGSMAAIGVGYKTILHMMPKSIETACHNGPDSCTISGPLDDVSHFVAELKSKGIFAKEVPCSNIAYHSKYIAHMGPPLLKYMKEIIPNPRARTTKWLSTSVPKCDWDKDQAKFCSAEYHTNNLLNSVLFDETFSLLPKNALTIEVAPHGLLGAILKRSMPNGIHIPLTNRGNKNNALFFLSALGKLYQNGVLLPVANLYEKIQFPVSRSTPSISSLIRWDHSEDWFVTKYENMKTKSSGERVFPVNLASDNEEFMSGHIIDGKIIVPATCYLQYVWETFSLMYHGPSYMDVPVEFEDIRFIRATSMPVNGKVDLTVMIHYGTGHFEITEAGSLVVTGIIRETENPNIPEVYQFQKKSMFPMISKRDFYKELRLRGYHYNGAFQAVQMARSDGLFGKVEWNYNWVTFMDAMLQIQILGTDSRTLLLPTKIRKLKINGLHHFDLMTKMNPDNRVFDVYVDHMYDRIVAGGIELIGLHASPVQRRRPPGIPVLEEYVFLPLSLSPILSLQNAARACVQIALENNPIPKMKLVELDTDGKETVLTEFLEAIEDLPVVTGDCILLTSRKLEDIPGVHVENGCLSSQTNCHFVLLGGLDEEQMQDKILTAHKVLVETGYMVLRLKSTENILEMDKFRTITTIPIDNNEETFVLMQKVSTKLSVQPILVKVSQNDEHFEWIAVLQSAISTKTPVIVYSFNESLNGIIGLVNCLRKEPDGNMIRCFFIDDQSAPEFDLSLPFYAAQLSLGLAFNIYRNGSWGSYRHLKLIKSEKPMARLDHIYGNVIQRGDLSTLQWLKGPYDSQNCQIKVAYSSLNFRDVMLATGRLAVELYGSSRIDQNCVLGFEYSGINVLTGRRIMSMVVKGGVASYIEKPSKLIWDIPDHWSLEEAATVPVVYITVYYAFFMITDIRKGKSILIHAGTGGIGLAAIRVALSYNLEVFTTCSTPEKKKFLLEKFPQLKESNIGNSRDTSFELMVQRETNGKGVDFVLNSLSEEKLLASVRCLGKSGRFLEIGKFDMANDNKIGLGSFLKEITFHAVLADSLLVAPDEDIWHLKALIDSDISNGIIQPLPVKVFPAHEIEQAFRHLIGGKHIGKVVIQA